Below is a window of Variovorax sp. TBS-050B DNA.
CGATGATCTTGCGCGCGAAGACTTCGAGGTAGTCGAGCAGCCGGTTCGCGCCCGCGACGGCCGCGGCCTCGTCGCCGGTGGCGATGCCCTGGGCCAGCTCGAAGTGCGCGTTGGCGCCTTCGACGATCTCGCCCTCGTGCTGGTAGGCGTACCAGAAGCGCCGGCACTGCACGATCAGCGGCGTCACGGCCTTCACCGCCGAGTCGTTGTGGCTGGCCTGGTGGTTGACCAGGTCGAGTGCGCGGTCGGCGCGCATGTAGTCGTTGAGGTTGCCGCGCCGCGCGGCCTCGACCATGAGCTCGGCGCAGCGCACGATCTCCTTGCGCTGCAGCGCGGTGGCGCGCCGCGCCGAGCAGGCCGCGATCAGCCGCTCCAGCACGCGGCGGGTCTGGATCACGTCGAGGTGGTCCGCGAGGTCGATGGTCGAGACCAGCAGCCCGCGCCGCGGCTGCTGCACGATCAGGCCGATGGCCACCATGCGCATCAGCGCCTCGCGCACGGGTGTGCGGCCGAGGCCGGTGCGCTCGGCGAGCTCGGCCTCGACGATCTGGCTGCCGGGCTCGAGCTGCAGCGTGGAGAGCAGGGTCTCGATCGCTTCGTAGGCGAGGTCGGCGGCCCTTCGCTTGGGCTGCGGGCGGAGCGGGGTCTTCGGGGGGGCCATCGGTTGCTTGTCGTGCTTCTGCTGCTTCGGGCTCATTGTCGGTCCCCGCCCGCGTCATCCGCGAGGCCGGCGAGCGTGGCGATGCGCACCGGCGACAGCGGCGGGCGCGGCGGCGGCGGCGTCCAGCCGAAAAGGAACTGCGCGGCGTCGCCGCAGACGCGGCCCTGGCAGGCGCCCATGCCGCAGCGGTGATGCAGCTTGGCATCGGCCCAGCCGCTGCAGCCGGCCACGGCCGCCAGCGGCACGTCCTCGCAGCGGCACAGCAGCGTGTCGGCCTGCGGCATGCGCCGCAGTTCGTCCGCCAGCGCGAAGCCGCGGTGCAGCCGGTCGGCGAAGGCATCCCAGCGCGCACGCGCCGCGACATGCCGTTGCGCGGCCTGCATGTTGCCGACCGCGGCATGGCCCGCGATCGCGCCCTGCGCCAGCGCGCGTTCGCTGCCGCCGAAGCCGGTGCATTCGCCGGCCGCGTAGATGCCGGGCCTGCTCGTGGCCTGCTGCGCATCGACGGCGAGCCCCGGCGCGCGGTCGCCCGGCGCGGCGAGGGCGCAGCCGAGCAGGCGGCCCAGCTGGGTGTTGGGCACCAGGCCGAAGCCGCAGGCCACGCGGTCGCAGGCGATCTCCTCGGTGCGCCCGGCGCGCAGAAGCCGCACCGCTTTGACCTGCGTGCCGCCCTGCACCGCGACGATCCGCGACGCGGTGCGGTAGCGGGCATCGGCCAGCGTCAGCGCCTGCATGGCCTTGCCCGGCCAGCGCAGCAGCCCGGCGGCAAAGCCGGCGACCGCTGCGAAGCTTGCCTGCTCGGCGATGCGCACGACCTTCGCGCCCGCCGCGCGCGCGGTGGCCGCCGCGGCCAGCAGCAGCGGCCCGCTGCCCGCGACGACGATGCGCTCGCCCTCGACCGGCAGGCCCGCCTTGACCAGCGCCTGCAGGCCGCCCGCGCCGGTGACGCCGGGCAGCGTCCAGCCCGGGAAGGGCAGCATCAGCTCGCGCGCACCGGTGCAGAGGATCAGCCGCTGCCACTGCATGCGCCAGGCGCGCGCGGCATCTTCGAGCAGCAGCACGTCGGGCGCGGGCGCCGCGACCACGCGCGTGCCGCTGCACAAGCGGATGCGCGGCTGGCGTTCGAGCGCATCGCGCCATGCGCGCGCTGCGGCGGGCAGCGAGGCGCCGGGGCCGTCGCGCCAGATCTGCCCGCCGGGCGCGGGGTTGTCGTCGATCACCGCGACCGATGCGCCGCCCTGCGCCGCAGCGACCGCCGCGGCCATGCCGGCCGGCCCCGCGCCGACGATGAGCACGTCGCATCGCTCCCCGG
It encodes the following:
- a CDS encoding FAD/NAD(P)-binding oxidoreductase, with the translated sequence MTNAAMAGERCDVLIVGAGPAGMAAAVAAAQGGASVAVIDDNPAPGGQIWRDGPGASLPAAARAWRDALERQPRIRLCSGTRVVAAPAPDVLLLEDAARAWRMQWQRLILCTGARELMLPFPGWTLPGVTGAGGLQALVKAGLPVEGERIVVAGSGPLLLAAAATARAAGAKVVRIAEQASFAAVAGFAAGLLRWPGKAMQALTLADARYRTASRIVAVQGGTQVKAVRLLRAGRTEEIACDRVACGFGLVPNTQLGRLLGCALAAPGDRAPGLAVDAQQATSRPGIYAAGECTGFGGSERALAQGAIAGHAAVGNMQAAQRHVAARARWDAFADRLHRGFALADELRRMPQADTLLCRCEDVPLAAVAGCSGWADAKLHHRCGMGACQGRVCGDAAQFLFGWTPPPPRPPLSPVRIATLAGLADDAGGDRQ
- a CDS encoding GntR family transcriptional regulator, producing MAPPKTPLRPQPKRRAADLAYEAIETLLSTLQLEPGSQIVEAELAERTGLGRTPVREALMRMVAIGLIVQQPRRGLLVSTIDLADHLDVIQTRRVLERLIAACSARRATALQRKEIVRCAELMVEAARRGNLNDYMRADRALDLVNHQASHNDSAVKAVTPLIVQCRRFWYAYQHEGEIVEGANAHFELAQGIATGDEAAAVAGANRLLDYLEVFARKIIDK